In Pseudomonas sp. P5_109, the genomic window CAAGCTCCTCGATCTGACTACGCGCAATCGTCTACTGCATTTGCCAGACAGCGCTAAAGGCGTACGTCTTCTCTGCCCGGATCCTGCCGCTCTCGAAGACCTTCTTTCGAGTGGCCAGCGCATTCGAGTGGTGCCGGTACCTGAGCTCAATAGCAGTGGCCGTGATGTGGCCGTGTACGAGCAGCAGAATAATGTAAGCCTGTTGGACGAAGTCGCCCGTCAAGCACTCGCACGGGGTGAAGTGCTCGCCAGCCTGGAGAAGATCAAGCTTGAAGCAACCCTGATTGAGCTGTTCCGAAAGGCGCGCAGTGATCTGGAGGAGGGCGGGGCAAACACGCTGTTCCTGGCAATCGGCTTTCTTAAATGGAAGAAAAGCGCAGAAGACCCGAAAACCTACTCCGCACCACTGATTTTGCTGCCGGTAAAACTTGAGCGCAAAAGTGCGTTGTCTGGTGTAACGCTGACGCTACTCGACGAGGAACCTCGTTTCAACCTGACTCTACTTGAATTGCTGCGCCATGATTTTGAGTTGGTGATACCCGGGCTCGACGGCGAACTGCCGAGTGATGAAAGCGGCATCGATGTGACCGGCATCTGGAACATGGTGCGGCGAGCGGTACGCGATGTGCCCGGATTTGAGGTGAGCACCGAACTGGTTTTGGGTACCTTCTCATTTGCCAAATACTTGATGTGGAAGGACCTGAATGCCAACGGGGCGCAGCTACTGCAAAGTCCATTGGTCAAACATTTGTTGGAGCCTAAAGAAGCCGGTGAGGGCTTCTCTGGCTCAGACGAGTTTCCTCGGCCGGATCGCCTGGACTCATCAGTAACGCCTGCTCAGCTTTTTGCTCCATTGCCAGCTGACTCTTCGCAGTTGTCTGCCGTGGTGGCTTCGGCCAGCACTCATAGCTTTGTAATGGATGGGCCTCCGGGAACCGGTAAGTCGCAGACCATTGCCAACATGATTGCGCATAACCTTGCGCTAGGCCGTCGCGTTTTGTTCGTGGCAGAGAAACGGGCCGCCCTTGACGTGGTTTATCGTCGCTTGGCAGAGAAGGGGCTGGGCGAGTTTTGCCTGGAGCTGCACTCAAGCAAAGCGTCCAAAGTTGAAGTACTCAAGCAGTTGGATCGCGCATGGGATGTGAGTGACGCATTGAGCGCCGAGGATTGGGAGCGTGAGGCCGCTCGATTGCAAACGCTGCGGTCGCGACTTAATCAGTTGGTCGAGGTCTTGCATCGACGCTGGAGCAACGGTCTTTCCCTGCATCAAGCGATTGGTCGCGTCGTGCGTGATCATGGTCCTCAGACGCCGAGACTGGCTTGGCCTCCAAGCACGCAGCACGATGCCGCCGAGTACGGCCAGTTACTTGACCTCTCGCGTCGGCTCGGACTTAACGGTGTTGCTGCGCGCGACCTGTCAGGAAAGTTTGGCGCTCTGGCGCAGACCCAATGGTCAAATGCCTGGCAGGCAGAGATCGCCAGCACCTCACGTGAGTTGCCGCAGGCTCTTGACGCCTTGAATGATTCGAGTGAAAGGCTGCTTAAGCTTACGCACCTGCCGTTGTCGACGGCCGAAGTAATCCAGGTCCAGCAGTTAAATGAACTGGCTACTCTGATCCTGGAATCCCATGGCCTGAACCTTTCGTTCGCATTCGCTCCCGATGCGGTCACACGAATCGACGCAGCCCGACGTGCTTGCCAGCTGATCGAGAGCTATCGCGAGCTGGAAGAAAGCCTGTCGCTAAATTATGCCGACGAAGCCTGCCGTCGCATTCCATTCGAAGTAATTAACAATGAATGGCGAGAGGCTGAGGGTAAGTTCTGGTTCCTGGCTACTTTCGCCAAGAAAAAGGTCGCCAAGAAACTCGCCGTTTTGGGTGGCGCGGCGGGCTTGCCGGACACGCTTGGTGACCTCGCCGTTTTCGAGCGCCTGCATTCTCAGCTAGTGGAACTGGACGCTTTGGCAAGTGACATGCAGTCGATCCCTGGCTGGCAAGGTCTGACCAGCGACACTTCCCGTACACTACGAGCCATCACACTGGCTGAAAGTCTGCGCGGGCTGCTGAGTGGTTTGGCTGAATCACCCGACCATTTGGTTTCATTGCGCGGCGCAGTTGCGCGCCTGGTCATCGATGCCAATGAAATGTTGGCGTCGGGCGGGCAAATCAGTGCAGCGTTATCAGCGTTGCAACAGAGCTTGTCACGCTACGAGGAGGCCGCCAGGTTGTTTGCTGGTTTGGCTGCAACGAGCACAGAGACGCATCCGAGCGTTGCTGCCCTGCGGGCCACTTCTCTTTCCATACAGCAGCAAGAATCGCAGCTAAAAGATTGGTGTGACTGGTGTCGTGTGCGCGAGCAGGCTGGCGAGGCCGGTTTGACCAGTCTGGCTCAAGCATTGGAAACAGGCAGCCTTTCACCATCGGCAACCGAGCATACCTTTGTCACTGCCTATGCTCATTGGTTTGCGACACAGGGCATCGACAGCGAACCGGTTTTGAGAAACTTCGTGGCTGCCGAGCACATGAGTGACATCGGGACTTTCGTTCGTTTGGACGACGAACTCGCGAAACTGACGGTGCGTTATATCCGGGCCAAACTATGTGGCCTGATCCCTTCCAAGAATGACATCCCCAAGAGCAGCGGCTTCGCCATTCTCAAGCATGAATTGCAGAAGTCCCGCAGGCACAAACCCGTCCGACAGTTGGCTATTGAGATGGGGGACGCGCTGAATCGCCTCGCACCGTGCATGCTCATGAGCCCACTGTCGATTGCGCAGTTCTTGCCTGCCGACCAGCCCCCATTCGATCTGGTCATCTTCGATGAAGCTTCGCAGATTGCTCCATGGGACGCGATCGGTTCGATAGCGCGTGGCAAGCAGGTAGTTATCGCCGGTGACCCTCGTCAGATGCCGCCTACGAACTTCTTCAGCCGTGGCCCGAATGCAGGCGATGACGACACAGCAGAAGACATGGAGAGCATCCTGGACGAATGCTTGGGAGCCGGGGTGCCGAGCCACAGTTTGAGCTGGCACTACCGCAGTCGCCATGAAAGCCTGATTGCGTTCTCCAACCATCGTTATTACGACAGTAACCTGATTACCTTCCCGGCTGCTGAAACCCGGGCAAGTGCTGTTGAGTGGCGCAGGGTTGAAGGCGTGTATGCAAAAGGGAAAGGGCGTTACAACCAGGTTGAAGCAGAAGCCATCGTCAGCGAGACAGTCAAACGTCTGACCGATCCTGCGTTCATCGCTGCGGGTCATTCAATCGGGATCATCACGCTCAACTCTGATCAGCAAAAGCTGATCAACGACCTGTTGGACGCTGCCCGTAAGCAATACCCACAGATCGAGCCGTTCTTCCAGGACACCCAGACAGAACCGGTTGTCGTCAAAAACCTGGAGACGGTCCAAGGCGATGAGCGAGACCTGATCATGCTCGGGATAGGGTATGGCCCCACCGAGCCGGGTGCCCAGGTCATGTCGATGAATTTCGGCCCCCTCAACAAGGACGGTGGATGGCGCAGGCTGAACGTCGCCATCACCAGGTCCCGACGAGAGATGTTGGTGTTCTCATCCTTCGATCCATCAATGATCGACCTTAACCGGACCAATGCTCGCGCGGTCCGGGATCTGAAGCACTTCATAGAGTTTGCGCAGCGAGGGCCTGGAGCCTTGGCAGAGGCGGTACATGGCTCGGTTGGAGGATACGATTCGCCGTTCGAAGAAGCTGTTGCCCAAGGGCTACGCCGTCTCGGCTGGCAGGTAGTCCCACAAATTGGAGTGTCGCGTTTCCGCATTGACCTGGGCATTGTTCACCCTGACCGTCCAGGCGACTACTTGGCTGGCGTCGAATGTGACGGCGCTACTTACCACAGTGCCGCCACTGCTCGGGATCGGGATAAAGTCAGAGGCGCGATTCTCAGCGGCTTGGGATGGAATCTGGTGCGACTGTGGTCCACGGAATGGTGGGTAAACAAGGAAGGCGCGTTGCAGAAGCTGCACTTGGCTCTGAACGACCTTCTGGCGCAATCCCGAGTCGAGGCAGTCGGTAGTCAAGTATCCGAGGAACCACCGGTCGCTCCTATCGTTATCGATTTCTCAACCGACTCCAGCATCAGTGATGAGTTGCCAGCAGTGCCCGTTAGCTCCGTGAGTAAATTGCCGGTGGAGATTGCAGACGTTCGCATAGCTCGCGCTCACAGTGATCAGCCTATTAATCTGGGGCAGAGAGGTGAATATCGTGTCGCCGATCTTTCTTCTCTTGCGCACATGATCCAGCCCGAGCAATTTCATTTGCCTGATTACAACCCGGTGCTCCGTCAGATCATTGAAGAGGTGCTGCGCCAGGAAGCCCCAATTCTCGACGCACTTTTGGTCCAGCGTATCGCTCGCGCGCACGGTTTCCAGCGATCAGGGCGCCTTATTCGAGACAGGGTGCTGGAACTGGCCGAACAGCACCATCACGTTCAGCAGGCGGGATTTGAGGAGGTATTCGTCTGGCACGCCGAGGGTGATGTGATGGAATGGGCGACATACCGTGTTCCGGCATCGGCCAATGACTCGCGATCAATCGAGGAGATTGCGGCGGAGGAATTGCGTACCGCCGCGAGCATTATCGATGCGGGGGACCCAGCCTTGGAGGTCGCCAGGTTATTAGGCGTCAGACGACTCACTGGGGCGGCGCGTGAGCGCATTGAGCGAATCCTCAACGCATAGGATCGGATCACAGGGAGCCCGGCGCTAACCGGACCTTGAATATTGACGCAACTGCGCCGGACTCACGCCAAGGCGTTGCTTGAAGGTGGTCGTCATGTGCGCCTGGGAGTTGAACCCGCAGGCGTAGGCGATCTGCGTCAGCGTGGCCGTCGAGTCGTGCATCAGGGCCCGGGCCCTGGCGAGTCGTCGGTCGATCAGGTAAGCATGGGGGCTTTTGCCGGTGGCGTTTTTGAAGGCCCGCATGAAATAGCCTTCGGACAATCCAAGCAGGCCCGCCATCGCCGATACACTCAACGGGCCATCGAGGCCGGCATCAATGAACTCATCGAGCAAGCGCATGCGGTTGCCGGTTATCGAGCCATGGGGTGCCGTAGACTCGGCTTCGCTCCCCGTCACCCGTTCGGACAATGCCAGTGCCCAGGCCTCCCAATCGTCCTCCACCGAGGCCTGCAACAGCGCGGCGCGTATTCGCCATGCGAGGGCTGTGGCTGGCTGATCGATGCGATTGTTGAAAGCGCGATCCCCCAACAATGCGGTACCGTCAGTGCGCATCACCCGCAGGTATTCACCGCCCCTGGGTGATTCGGACAACACGTCACACCCGACCGGGACGAACGCCAGGCCGTTGGGCATGGCATCGAACGGTTGCACCCGGTCGCTGCCGATCGCGTGCCGGCCTCGCTGGCTGTCGAAGGCAAAGCCAATTCCCGCCTGGGTCGCTACATATCGGGTCGAGTAGGCGCAGCCGGGGAGCAATTCGATCGCCCAGGGGCCGGCCTCGATGCGGCGGACCGGTTCGGACAGAAGTGGTGGCAGGCGGTTTCGATGGCTCATGAACGCCATAGTAGTGAAGAGAGGGCACAAAAGTCAGGTCGGTTTTTTGAAAGCCTGCGTACTGCACCCGTGTGCAGACTGGGCAAAATCCCAGGAAGCATGACTCATGCACAGACTGACTCGCGACGATATCGAACAGGCTGCACGCCACGTTTACCAGGTCATGCCGGCCACCGCCCAGTACCCTTGGCCCTTGCTGGCTCAGCGATTGGGCTGCACGGTGTGGGTCAAGCATGAAAATCACACGCCTACCGGTGCATTCAAAGTGCGTGGCGGTATCACCTTCATGCACTGGCTCAAACGCGAGCACCCGGGGGCGAAGGGCATCGTCAGCGCTACCCGCGGCAACCATGGCCAGAGCCTGGCGCTGGCGGCGGGCGCACTGGGGTTGCGGGCCTTGATCGTTGTGCCGGAAGGTAACTCGCTGGAAAAGAACAACGCCATGCGCGGCTTTGGCGCGGAAGTGGTCGAGTATGGCCGCGATTTCGATGATGCCCGTGAAGAGGCCGCACGCCTTGCGCTGGTGCATGACCTGTTCCTGGTGCCGC contains:
- a CDS encoding AraC family transcriptional regulator, with the protein product MAFMSHRNRLPPLLSEPVRRIEAGPWAIELLPGCAYSTRYVATQAGIGFAFDSQRGRHAIGSDRVQPFDAMPNGLAFVPVGCDVLSESPRGGEYLRVMRTDGTALLGDRAFNNRIDQPATALAWRIRAALLQASVEDDWEAWALALSERVTGSEAESTAPHGSITGNRMRLLDEFIDAGLDGPLSVSAMAGLLGLSEGYFMRAFKNATGKSPHAYLIDRRLARARALMHDSTATLTQIAYACGFNSQAHMTTTFKQRLGVSPAQLRQYSRSG
- a CDS encoding DUF3320 domain-containing protein, translating into MNIKIEALIARKIGFASHQNAIPLVRELSIWNQEETNLENLILTLSTDPDFVESRTWHIDRIHAGDRLGISERDIKLNAGYLSGLSESLSADVVMRLSQGENLLVEQRFPTELLARTEWGGLSAMPELLAAFCMPNDPAVDRVLKAASQVLRRAGKKDGIDGYESKSRTRTWELASAIWSGVCSFQLSYALPPASFEQQGQKIRPPSVILENGVATCLDTALLFAAALEQAGLNALLIMTKGHAFAGVWLQPQEFSQLLTDEASAVRKRLDLKEMVVFETTLATQSPAPNFSQAVAAAQRQLDDEQFIMAIDLHRARMQKIRPMALVSAVNAPDVTDDAPPAVEGLEEAPALPGFDVEINEGNEGPAGKLTLWQRKLLDLTTRNRLLHLPDSAKGVRLLCPDPAALEDLLSSGQRIRVVPVPELNSSGRDVAVYEQQNNVSLLDEVARQALARGEVLASLEKIKLEATLIELFRKARSDLEEGGANTLFLAIGFLKWKKSAEDPKTYSAPLILLPVKLERKSALSGVTLTLLDEEPRFNLTLLELLRHDFELVIPGLDGELPSDESGIDVTGIWNMVRRAVRDVPGFEVSTELVLGTFSFAKYLMWKDLNANGAQLLQSPLVKHLLEPKEAGEGFSGSDEFPRPDRLDSSVTPAQLFAPLPADSSQLSAVVASASTHSFVMDGPPGTGKSQTIANMIAHNLALGRRVLFVAEKRAALDVVYRRLAEKGLGEFCLELHSSKASKVEVLKQLDRAWDVSDALSAEDWEREAARLQTLRSRLNQLVEVLHRRWSNGLSLHQAIGRVVRDHGPQTPRLAWPPSTQHDAAEYGQLLDLSRRLGLNGVAARDLSGKFGALAQTQWSNAWQAEIASTSRELPQALDALNDSSERLLKLTHLPLSTAEVIQVQQLNELATLILESHGLNLSFAFAPDAVTRIDAARRACQLIESYRELEESLSLNYADEACRRIPFEVINNEWREAEGKFWFLATFAKKKVAKKLAVLGGAAGLPDTLGDLAVFERLHSQLVELDALASDMQSIPGWQGLTSDTSRTLRAITLAESLRGLLSGLAESPDHLVSLRGAVARLVIDANEMLASGGQISAALSALQQSLSRYEEAARLFAGLAATSTETHPSVAALRATSLSIQQQESQLKDWCDWCRVREQAGEAGLTSLAQALETGSLSPSATEHTFVTAYAHWFATQGIDSEPVLRNFVAAEHMSDIGTFVRLDDELAKLTVRYIRAKLCGLIPSKNDIPKSSGFAILKHELQKSRRHKPVRQLAIEMGDALNRLAPCMLMSPLSIAQFLPADQPPFDLVIFDEASQIAPWDAIGSIARGKQVVIAGDPRQMPPTNFFSRGPNAGDDDTAEDMESILDECLGAGVPSHSLSWHYRSRHESLIAFSNHRYYDSNLITFPAAETRASAVEWRRVEGVYAKGKGRYNQVEAEAIVSETVKRLTDPAFIAAGHSIGIITLNSDQQKLINDLLDAARKQYPQIEPFFQDTQTEPVVVKNLETVQGDERDLIMLGIGYGPTEPGAQVMSMNFGPLNKDGGWRRLNVAITRSRREMLVFSSFDPSMIDLNRTNARAVRDLKHFIEFAQRGPGALAEAVHGSVGGYDSPFEEAVAQGLRRLGWQVVPQIGVSRFRIDLGIVHPDRPGDYLAGVECDGATYHSAATARDRDKVRGAILSGLGWNLVRLWSTEWWVNKEGALQKLHLALNDLLAQSRVEAVGSQVSEEPPVAPIVIDFSTDSSISDELPAVPVSSVSKLPVEIADVRIARAHSDQPINLGQRGEYRVADLSSLAHMIQPEQFHLPDYNPVLRQIIEEVLRQEAPILDALLVQRIARAHGFQRSGRLIRDRVLELAEQHHHVQQAGFEEVFVWHAEGDVMEWATYRVPASANDSRSIEEIAAEELRTAASIIDAGDPALEVARLLGVRRLTGAARERIERILNA